In one window of Falco cherrug isolate bFalChe1 chromosome 10, bFalChe1.pri, whole genome shotgun sequence DNA:
- the LOC102050276 gene encoding LOW QUALITY PROTEIN: olfactory receptor 2D3-like (The sequence of the model RefSeq protein was modified relative to this genomic sequence to represent the inferred CDS: inserted 1 base in 1 codon; substituted 3 bases at 3 genomic stop codons): protein MARENQSVVTELIFXGLSSQPRTQSVLFIVFLDFYLFTVVGNITIVTVIRADCQLQSPMYFFLAKLSFLDTCYISSNVPXMLVSFLTKKRTISFSGCAAQMYFSLAFGMTECVLLEVMXYDQYMAICHSLLYTTAMNRQGCIHMVMASWTSGLLSSMVINSLALQLPFCRPDVLNHYLCEVPAVLPLACADTALMELVIFIFSIPVTFIPFLLIITFXARILSAIWKSQSARVQSKAFSTCGSHLLMVTIFYGTAICMYMNPKSRPPQDRDKVVAVFYTIVAPVLNPLIYSLRNQDMKHALRRAVNRLESLAV from the exons ATGGCCAGGGAAAACCAAAGTGTAGTGACAGAATTAATCTTTTAAGGCCTTTCCTCCCAGCCAAGGACACAGAGTGTTCTTTTCATAGTGTTCCTGGATTTTTATCTGTTCACAGTTGTTGGGAACATCACAATCGTTACAGTGATCAGAGCTGATTGCCAGTTGCAGTCACCCATGTACTTTTTCCTTGCCAAGCTGTCCTTCTTAGATACCTGCTACATCTCCAGCAATGTCCCCTAGATGCTGGTGAGCTTCTTGACCAAGAAGAGGACCATCTCCttctctggctgtgctgctcagaTGTATTTCTCTCTGGCTTTTGGCATGACAGAGTGTGTGCTGCTCGAGGTCA CCTACGATCAATACATGGCAATATGTCACTCCTTGCTCTACACCACTGCCATGAACAGGCAGGGTTGCATTCACATGGTCATGGCTTCCTGGACCAGTGGCCTGCTGAGCTCCATGGTCATCAACAGCCTGGCCTTGCAGCTGCCCTTCTGCAGACCTGATGTCTTGAACCATTACTTATGCGAagtgccagcagtgctgcccttgGCCTGCGCCGACACAGCCCTCATGGAGCTGGTCATCTTCATCTTCAGTATCCCCGTCACCTTCATCCCCTTTCTTCTGATCATCACCTTCTAGGCCCGTATCCTTTCCGCCATCTGGAAGAGCCAATCTGCACGTGTGCAATCCAAGGCCTTCTCCACCTGCGGCTCCCACCTCCTGATGGTAACCATATTCTATGGGACAGCAATCTGCATGTACATGAACCCCAAGTCCAGGCCTCCGCAGGACAGGGACAAAGTGGTTGCAGTGTTTTACACCATCGTAGCCCCGGTGCTGAACCCCCTCATCTACAGCCTCAGGAACCAGGACATGAAGCATGCCCTGAGAAGGGCCGTGAATAGGCTCGAATCCCTGGCTGTTTAA